A single region of the Lycium barbarum isolate Lr01 chromosome 2, ASM1917538v2, whole genome shotgun sequence genome encodes:
- the LOC132628354 gene encoding uncharacterized protein LOC132628354 codes for MESLSRIGSGLGVPLSADACTSNFDRISYARVLVKMDVTKKLVRELKIKDPSGRVMKQEVTYDWVLEYCHTCLKVGHNCPLKQPKQTAPPPKGRQFKHQEWKHRPGKEMAIDNLTKDAPKLLSSILALASRHIRGLNKAYKQNELKNFIRGNKVALIAVIEHRVKQHNAERTIREITQSWGWCHNYDSSNKERIWVLWDPGLVNFVEISKTAQFIHGIVQINTMRMEFSFTAIYGLRTIADRKVLWADLRNIAAQQQGPWLAMRDYNTILSEKDGELGNPVQEVEIRDFGDFLLDTGMTEMRTVGRSFTWTNGHTFSRIDRAIINADWAMRYCHLEATFMDHGFSDHSPLAIKLEEQRDGGLKTIQKQVRGSAMERVWCKLKFIKGKMKQLNRTEYGGVAEKIQNLRQQISEL; via the exons ATGGAGTCCTTAAGTCGAATTGGGAGTGGGTTGGGTGTTCCATTGTCCGCAGATGCTTGTACCTCCAATTTTGACAGGATTTCATATGCTCGAGTATTGGTGAAAATGGATGTTACAAAGAAGCTGGTGCGGGAACTTAAAATTAAGGATCCAAGTGGGAGAGTGATGAAACAGGAAGTAACATATGATTGGGTGCTGGAGTATTGTCACACTTGCTTGAAGGTTGGGCATAATTGTCCACTAAAACAACCTAAACAGACTGCCCCACCACCTAAAGGGAGGCAGTTCAAGCACCAAGAGTGGAAGCATAGGCCTGGGAAAGAGATGGCTATTGATAACCTAACGAAGGATGCACCAAAGTTGCTAAGTAGCATATTGGCACTAGCAAGCAGGCACATCAG AGGCCTGAATAAGGCCTACAAGCAAAATGAATTGAAGAATTTTATTAGAGGTAATAAAGTTGCTCTTATTGCAGTAATTGAGCATAGAGTTAAACAGCACAATGCTGAGAGAACTATTAGGGAAATCACCCAAAGCTGGGGTTGGTGCCACAATTATGATAGTAGTAATAAGGAGAGGATCTGGGTCCTCTGGGATCCAGGACTTGTTAATTTTGTTGAAATTAGTAAGACAGCACAGTTTATACATGGTATAGTTCAAATAAACACTATGAGAATGGAGTTTAGCTTCACAGCTATCTATGGTTTACGTACTATTGCTGACAGGAAGGTTTTATGGGCTGATTTGAGGAATATTGCAGCTCAACAACAGGGCCCTTGGTTAGCCATGAGAGATTATAATACTATCCTGTCTGAGAAAGATGGAGAGCTTGGGAATCCTGTTCAGGAGGTGGAAATTAGAGATTTTGGAGATTTTTTGTTGGACACTGGTATGACAGAGATGAGGACAGTGGGAAGAAGTTTTACTTGGACCAATGGGCACACCTTCAGCAGAATTGATAGAGCAATCATTAATGCAGATTGGGCCATGAGATACTGTCACCTAGAAGCTACTTTCATGGATCATGGATTCTCGGATCATTCTCCCCTAGCTATCAAGCTGGAGGAACAAAGAGATGGGGGGCTCAAGACCATTCAG AAACAGGTCAGGGGAAGTGCAATGGAAAGGGTTTGGTGTAAGCTGAAGTTTATTAAAGGGAAAATGAAGCAACTGAATAGAACAGAGTATGGTGGGGTGGCAGAGAAGATTCAGAACTTGAGACAACAAATATCTGAGCTTTAG